TGCCTCGGTGTGCACGGGCGGCGGCCCGATCCCGTTGAACCGCCTCGAGATGGGCGGTCGCGCCCTTCGGCGCTGTCACGGTGTCCGCCAATCAACTCAGCATCCTGCTCACCCACCGTCGTGGTTCCCCGCGAGGTCACGATCGGGGTGTTGCGTTCAATCCAGTTCCGCAGTGTTGCCTGGTTGATGTCGAGCAGAGCACCCAGGCCTGCGGGCTGTCGGCGGTGCGGCGGGCATGCACGGGGCGCCGCCCCGCGGTTAGTTCTGGAGCTGTTGGACCAGTTCGACGATCATGGTTGCCGACAGCGACAGGATCGCGAGGAACCCGACTACGCCGAGGACGTTTTTCCACCAGGTGTTCTTCAGGTCGCCCATGAGGTTTCGGTTGTTACTCATGGTGAGCAGCAGGTAGCCCAGAAACGGTGCGACGAGCACGGTGAGGGCTTGGGCGAAGATGATCAGTTGGACTGGGGATTTGGTGAACAGGATGGTGATGACCAGTCCCCAGAGCAGGATCGTGGCGCTGGTGCATCGGGCGATGCGGGTGCTGGGTGAGGGACCGCGACCGAGCGCGTCGGAGAGCATGGTGCCGCCGGTGGTGGCGTTTGCGACCATGGCTGAGAACGCAGCGCCGGAGAGCCCGAGGGCGAAGATAGTGGAACCAAGCTCTCCGGCAACAGGTTCGAACACTTTCGCGAGGCCGGCCAGGGTAGTGGCTTCAGCACCCTGTTGGCCGAGAACGGCAGCGGCGACGACAATGACCAGCGAGGTCATGATGCCGGGCGCGATGATGCCTGGGATGGTGTCGACGATGGTGGTGTCGCGGTACTGCGCTCGGGTGCGGCGGCGTTCGTGGGTGCCGTAAGAGGTGAAGAACGCGGCGTTGAGTGAGAAGTTCGTGCCGACCATGGCGATGACTACGAGCTGCGCGCCGGGCGGAATCGTGGGGATCAGCCCCTCCGCCGCTTGAAACCAGTCCGGGCGGGAGATGATCGCGCTGACGACAAAGGTGATACCCAGCAGCGCCACGATCACCAACAGGATCTTCTCGACGGTGCGATACACGTTGCGGAACAACAGGATCAATCCGACGAATCCAGTGCACAATGCGGTCCAGACAACGGGGGAGCCACCGAACACCATGGACAGGCCAAGGCCGGATCCGACAGCGTTTCCGACCGAGAAGCACAGAGTGATGATGAAGACGCCGAATCCTGCGGCCAGGCCGACGCGATGGCCTAGGACGTCCTTGACCGAGCTGATCATCGAGATCGGGGTGCGGATGCCCAGGCGCACGCTCATGTCGGCGTAGACCAGCATGAATGCGGTCGAGACGACGATGACCCAGATAAGGGCGTATCCGTAGTCGCTGCCGGCTTGGACTGCGCTGGCAAGGTTACCGGGTCCGAACTGCCAGGCTCCGGCGACGAAGGCAGGGCCGGCGAGGGCGAGGGTACGCCACCAGGCGCGGGCCTTAGGGGGGCCGGTGATGGACAACTCGGCGGATTCGGTGACATCGGTCGCGGCGTCAGGCGCAGTGGACTCGCGCGTCCCGCTGGACGATGAGGAGGAGGGTCGACTCATCGGTGAGCCTTTCTGTGCGGCGTCCCGGGAGGTCGGGCGCCAAAACCGACCGAGGCCGGTGGAATGAGGTAGATCGTAGGGCGACTTGCCCCGGGAGCCGCAGAATCGGCAGCCCCCGGGGGCACCAGTTGAGCGGATCAGGCGAACGCGGCAACCGAGCCGAGTCCGGCCGATTGCAGCGCCGCGGCAATCTCGGCGTCGGCGCCGGCGGCCAGCGGCAGCAGCGGCGAACGCACGGTGGCGTGCTCGAGGATGCCGCGAGCAACGAGGCCTTCCTTGAGAGCCACGGTTCCCTCCATGTGTGAGCCGCGGTGATAGACGTTGGCGGTGACTGGCAGCAGACGGTCGTGGATCTCACGAGCCCGGGTGTAGTCCTTGGCCTTGCCGGCAGC
The genomic region above belongs to Gordonia hongkongensis and contains:
- a CDS encoding Nramp family divalent metal transporter, producing the protein MSRPSSSSSSGTRESTAPDAATDVTESAELSITGPPKARAWWRTLALAGPAFVAGAWQFGPGNLASAVQAGSDYGYALIWVIVVSTAFMLVYADMSVRLGIRTPISMISSVKDVLGHRVGLAAGFGVFIITLCFSVGNAVGSGLGLSMVFGGSPVVWTALCTGFVGLILLFRNVYRTVEKILLVIVALLGITFVVSAIISRPDWFQAAEGLIPTIPPGAQLVVIAMVGTNFSLNAAFFTSYGTHERRRTRAQYRDTTIVDTIPGIIAPGIMTSLVIVVAAAVLGQQGAEATTLAGLAKVFEPVAGELGSTIFALGLSGAAFSAMVANATTGGTMLSDALGRGPSPSTRIARCTSATILLWGLVITILFTKSPVQLIIFAQALTVLVAPFLGYLLLTMSNNRNLMGDLKNTWWKNVLGVVGFLAILSLSATMIVELVQQLQN